The following are encoded together in the Strongyloides ratti genome assembly S_ratti_ED321, chromosome : 2 genome:
- a CDS encoding Trailer hitch codes for MSGAPTPYIGSKISLVSKLDIRYEGILYTVDTNESTIALSKVRSFGTEDRPTSNPVPAKDEVYEYIIFKASDIKDLIVCETPKPVQTVGGLYDPAILHISKEAAPSQTNQSPKVANNESSGEKSKKSTKETDAGKGDKNKSVKKESSKPPHRESSGKQSHGGNRGFGSRGNYRGGSRGGRFSHREKLKFDSDYDFEKANEQFKETLSHLTNDLGKTTIHDGERQEESENGSNIALSDSKAGSEENANKEPCYDKQSSFFDSISCDALEKLKGQNCRPDWRKERMTNQETFGHTAVRALNYRRGRGGFRGSNRGGPSYRKNDGKGGSGRFNNGGKHYYNQKRYNTNKAQAVETK; via the exons ATGTCTGGAGCTCCAACACCATACATTGGAAGTAAAATAAGCTTAGTATCCAAGTTAGATATTCGTTATGAAGGCATATTGTACACCGTTGATACTAATGAAAGTACAATTGCTTTATCCAAAG tAAGATCATTTGGTACTGAGGATAGACCAACATCAAATCCTGTTCCTGCTAAAGATGAGGTTTATgaatacattatttttaaagcttCGGATATTAAGGATTTAATTGTTTGCGAAACTCCAAAGCCTGTTCAAACTGTCGGAGGCCTCTATGACCCAGCTATTCTTCATATTTCTAAGGAGGCTGCTCCTTCTCAAACAAATCAATCTCCAAAGGTTGCAAATAATGAATCTAGTGgagaaaaaagtaaaaagtCTACCAAAGAGACTGACGCTGGTAAGGGTGACAAAAATAAGTCTGTCAAAAAAGAATCATCTAAACCTCCACATCGTGAAAGTAGTGGAAAGCAAAGTCATGGTGGAAATAGAGGTTTTGGATCGAGAGGAAATTATCGTGGTGGATCTCGAGGAGGTCGTTTTAGTCACCgtgaaaaattaaagtttgaTTCTGATTATGACTTTGAAAAAGCAAACGAACAATTTAAAGAAACTTTAAGCCATCTTACTAATGATCTCGGTAAGACAACTATTCATGATGGTGAAAGACAAGAGGAATCAGAGAATGGGTCAAATATAGCTTTGTCTGATAGCAAAGCTGGATCTGAGGAAAATGCTAACAAAGAACCATGTTATGATAAACAAAGTTCTTTCTTTGATTCAATTTCTTGTGATGCACTGGAAAAACTCAAAGGACAAAATTGTCGTCCTGATTGGAGAAAGGAACGTATGACGAATCAGGAAACTTTTGGTCACACGGCTGTTCGTGCTCTTAATTACAGACGTGGACGTGGTGGATTCCGTGGATCTAATAGAGGTGGACCAAGTTATCGTAAGAACGATGGTAAAGGAGGTAGTGGACGTTTCAACAATGGTGGAAAACATTACTACAATCAAAAACGTTACAATACCAACAAGGCCCAAGCTGTTGAGACTAAATAA
- a CDS encoding Leucine-rich repeat, ribonuclease inhibitor subtype-containing protein, which yields MSLPRNTTNEICNYIKEHSTQLFGHKFWNVRVCYYLSFSLKPEKLDNKFFVISKFRLFLVNGKTSTSLKIEKSFNILCIRAINILSNNQLSISFEEGGSIKKYYIKTDEGLTEKEIQLHILGSLKHYFPTIGPCINNFIELEKNWDTDYDKLPNCYPYLPCNDFRKSYAAICDLYDQQVKEEVIWDIEKIYAASSISILRLEDFTHLSSKDIAAIVSVAQFSSFFNGISVDSVKLTNEIIDAILCVVRRSPYLKTLILKSCGLTKDFLNTLSAYIRQNNYCQIETLDLSGNIIDDKKIFSLFGGSIATLSDTIKYLNFGNCIHEKSLDHFCSNVIKNLQEGIHLNINELILSNNYLKDDVKEFCNFLTYCPKLRVLDLSDTQFPLEKLFTIISSTNLIHSLENLILSNTTISKKSKENTTEIKELFSKFSSLKVLSFAYSSIPSEIWTAIITAGAVEKGSSVLKCHMDQLKFVTELNLRDNNLESDWIQIIAATGRMPILRKLDIGGSTFLHLKKGSKQSLNVLSDTLLELTKIISDDFSNLEELIISDSLQVNTSLKTLLLDRNQISLEGFIDIMNGLHLNHQLLSIPYPIYDVTEAMNKPDKAKVISVIYQIEDLLARNRMKKEKEMLKCHVTFRRFQHKMSYLVGDLNEEKKDILYHLSDVIPSVKKFNLDDHSTIVNNNIEKFIEAIIPLYEKESLCSLDKLKQVIHYDYGFNGKVKNNPVKEFKWHNVGDMCEEFMDMLENLRPNPDYEMLRRNGCSTPLVMPSIRNNSLGKNTKMIDKSNENSQSLTLLPVSSPLPNLNQGRPKAPRNLKNKKNNEMSSSYKDSNVGDQDIASPSFGRHAFLSLSQTSNENDNVPVLPPLSSTNTTSSPVDSQLSLTEDGMTNSSISHSSNSLTRNLNQTTKYPLTPPPLLPRFSKGSLGQHHPPQLPPKPGNLFGTKTSTDVEE from the exons ATGTCTTTGCCTAGAAATACAACGAATGAAATttgtaattatataaaag agCATAGTACTCAATTATTTGGTCATAAATTTTGGAATGTTAGAGTATGCTATTATTTAAGTTTTTCATTAAAACCAGAAAAATtggataataaattttttgttatatccAAATTTCgcttatttttagttaacgGAAAAACTTCTACATCAttgaaaattgaaaaatcttttaacattttatgtattcgagctataaatattttatcaaataatcaATTATCAATTTCATTTGAAGAAGGTGGTTCTATTAAGAAGTATTATATAAAGACGGATGAAGGATTAACAGAAAAAGAAATTCAATTACATATCTTAGGTTCATTGAAACATTATTTTCCTACAATTGGACCatgtattaataattttattgaattagaaaaaaattggGATACtgattatgataaattaCCTAATTGTTATCCATATTTACCATGTAATGATTTTAGAAAATCTTATGCAGCTATATGTGATTTATATGATCAGCAAGTTAAAGAAGAAGTTATTTGggatatagaaaaaatttatgctGCTTCATCTATTAGTATTTTAAGGTTAGAAGATTTTACTCATTTATCATCAAAAGATATTGCTGCAATTGTTTCTGTAGCAcaattttcttctttttttaatggtATATCTGTTGATTCTGTTAAACTTACAAATGAAATTATTGATGCTATTCTTTGTGTTGTTAGACGATCaccatatttaaaaacattaatattaaaatcatgTGGTTTGacaaaagattttttaaatacattatcAGCTTATATAAGgcaaaataattattgtcAAATAGAAACTTTGGATTTATCTGGAAATATTATTgatgataagaaaattttttcattatttggTGGAAGTATAGCAACATTATCtgatacaataaaatatttaaattttggtAATTGTATTCATGAAAAATCATTGGATCATTTCTGTagtaatgtaataaaaaatttacaagaaggtatacatttaaatataaatgaattaattttatcaaataactatttaaaaGATGATGTGAAGGAGTTTTGTaactttttaacatattGTCCTAAATTAAGAGTATTAGATTTGTCGGATACACAATTTCCACttgaaaaactttttacaataattagTTCAACTAATTTAATTCATTCATTGGAAAATcttatattatcaaataccacaataagtaaaaaaagtaaagaaaatactacagaaattaaagaattattttcaaaattttcatCTTTAAAAGTTCTTTCATTTGCTTATTCATCAATTCCTTCTGAAATTTGGACAGCAATTATAACAG CTGGAGCTGTTGAAAAAGGTTCCTCTGTTTTAAAATGTCATATGgatcaattaaaatttgtaacTGAACTTAATTTAAGagataataatttagaaaGTGACTGGATTCAAATTATTGCCGCTACGGGTAGAATGCCAATTCTAAGAAAATTAGACATTGGTGGTTCaacatttttacatttaaaaaaaggatCAAAACAAAGTTTAAATGTGTTGTCAGATACACTTTTagaattaacaaaaattatatcagatgatttttcaaatttagaAGAACTTATAATTAGTGATT CTCTTCAAGTTAATACTTCATTAAAAACTTTGTTACTTGATAGAAATCAAATTTCTCTTGAAGgatttattgatattatgAATGGATTACATTTAAATCACCAATTACTATCAATACCATATCCTATTTACGATGTTACTGAAGCTATGAATAAACCTGATAAAGCAAAAGTAATCTCagttatttatcaaattgaAGATCTTTTAGCTAGAAATCGcatgaaaaaagaaaaagaaatgttAAAATGTCATGTTACATTTAGAAGATTTCAGCACAAAATGTCATATCTTGTTGGAGAtttaaatgaagaaaaaaaagatatactTTACCATTTATCAGATGTTATTCCAtctgttaaaaaatttaatttagatGATCATAGTactattgttaataataacatagaaaaatttatagaagCAATAATTCctttatatgaaaaagaaTCTCTATGTTCattagataaattaaaacagGTTATACATTATGACTATGGCTTTAATggaaaagtaaaaaataatccaGTTAA AGAATTTAAATGGCACAATGTTGGAGATATGTGTGAAGAATTTATGGATATGCTTGAAAATTTAAGACCTAATCCAGATTATGAAATGCTTAGAAGAAATGGATGTTCTACACCACTAGTAATGCCTAGTATAAGAAATA attcattaggtaaaaatacaaaaatgaTTGATAAATCAAATGAAAATTCTCAATCTTTGACTCTCCTTCCTGTATCATCTCCATTACCTAATTTAAATCAAGGAAGACCAAAAGCACCAAgaaacttaaaaaataaaaagaataatgaAATGTCATCATCATATAAAGATAGTAATGTAGGTGATCAAGATATTGCATCACCATCATTTGGAAGGCACGCTTTCTTGTCTCTTAGTCAAACAtcaaatgaaaatgataatg TTCCAGTGTTGCCTCCTTTATCATCAACAAATACAACATCTTCACCTGTTGATTCACAATTGTCATTAACAGAAGATGGTATGACAAATTCCTCAATATCACATTCATCAAATTCTCTTACAAGAAACTTAAATCAAACAACAAAATATCCTTTAACACCTCCACCATTACTTCCAAGATTTTCAAAAGGATCACTTGGACAACATCATCCACCCCAATTACCACCAAAACCAGGAAATCTATTTGGAACAAAAACATCTACAGATGtagaagaataa
- a CDS encoding NADH dehydrogenase [ubiquinone] iron-sulfur protein 3, mitochondrial, with translation MIRNVLRTLGGNKKLYCCSVTRGTVTDTTNTEKKPLPPSFYKFNEVKRDKLANFGRYIAQCLPKFVQQVQFAAGDELEILIHPSGVIPVVTFLKGHHSAQFTNLNFITAVDVPTRKNRFEVVYQFISIRFNARIRVRTYTDEISPIESITPVFRGADWYEREVYDMYGVWFNNHPDLRRILTDYGFEGHPFRKDFPLSGYNEVRYDPELKRIVYEPTELAQEFRKFDLDTPWETFPKFKNESIASGYHVIDKEDKKKV, from the exons aTGATTAGAAACGTTCTAAGAACTTTAGGtggaaataaaaaactttattgtTGTTCTGTTACCAGAGGTACAGTAACTGATACAACGAATACAGAAAAAAAACCACTAC CAccatcattttataaatttaacgAAGTTAAACGTGATAAGCTTGCAAATTTTGGAAGATATATCGCACAATGCTTACCAAAATTTGTACAGCAGGTACAGTTTGCTGCTGGTGATGagttagaaatattaattcaTCCATCAGGTGTAATACCTGTAGTGACTTTTCTTAAAGGTCATCATTCAGCACaatttacaaatttaaattttataactgCAGTTGATGTTCCAACAAGAAAAAATCGTTTTGAAGTtgtttatcaatttatttctattagaTTTAATGCTAGAATAAGAGTTCGTACTTACACAGATGAAATTTCTCCTATTGAATCAATAACTCCAGTCTTTAGGGGTGCTGATTGGTATGAACGAGAAGTTTATGATATGTATGGTGTATGGTTTAATAATCATCCAGATTTAAGAAGAATCTTAACTGATTATGGATTCGAAGGTCATCCATTTAGAAAAGATTTCCCACTCTCAGGGTATAATGAGGTTAGATATGACCCAGAACTAAAAAGAATTGTTTATGAACCAACTGAATTAGCACAAGAATTTAGGAAATTTGATTTAGACACTCCATGGGAAACTTTcccaaaatttaaaaatgaatcaaTAGCTTCTGGATATCATGTTATTGACAAGGAAGATAAGAAAAAAGTATAG
- a CDS encoding Dynein light intermediate chain yields MSPNAEIVTCEEEKTFLFQTKATVAPESVVIVLGNSRSGKSSLVKCLTRHDKVSGYGAALEYNFMTVQQDFKESSYSYRTMSAVTALSLPDSLNMPMYILDGDESYSELLQTAFIPQLSRTIIILCASWERPETMLSNLKKWYDIVNAALKVRYTEEEIAEAQKYQIKLWQEYEEPKEEGSDLEKNSGMDNHVVLPLGKNILSDNCGASVIVVLTKVDTQLEMSNEEMDKIQYHIRKFCMSIGASLFYTSTKDDKQIQAPNVTERDCVLIPAGWDDENKLDILKETITNPEELFHNTTDFTPKLKSKEPVLVQVEDEQVFLKKIHNIEPIQNNKRPINIVESESGMQSNSVLASFFNNLIKPKEPQPSITLGGVTTSATNSGTASPAPSLS; encoded by the exons atgtCTCCAAATGCTGAAATTGTAACTTGTGAGGAAGAAAAgacttttttatttcaaactAAAGCTACGGTAGCACCAGAAAGTGTTGTTATTGTCTtag gGAATTCAAGAAGTGGTAAATCATCTTTGGTAAAATGCTTAACACGACACGATAAAGTTTCCGGATATGGTGCAGCATTAgagtataattttatgacAGTCCAACAAGATTTTAAAGAATCTAGTTATAGTTATAGAACAATGAGTGCTGTTACAGCATTAAGTTTACCTGATTCATTAAATATGCCAATGTATATCTTAGATGGCGATGAATCATATTCTGAATTACTTCAAACTGCTTTTATTCCTCAATTATCTAggacaattattattttatgtgcTAGTTGGGAACGTCCAGAAACTATGTTAagtaacttaaaaaaatggtaTGATATTGTTAATGCGGCTTTAAAAGTTAGATATACAGAAGAGGAAATTGCAGAGGCTCAAAAATATC aaattaaattatGGCAAGAATATGAAGAGCCTAAAGAAGAAGGATcagatttagaaaaaaattctgGTATGGATAATCATGTTGTTTTGCCTTTaggaaaaaatattcttagtGATAACTGTGGTGCATCAGTTATTGTTGTATTAACTAAAGTCGATACTCAATTAGAAATGAGTAATGAAGAGATGGATAAAATCCAATATcatattagaaaattttgcATGTCTATAGGTgcttcattattttatacttcAACAAAAGATGATAAACAAATTCA AGCTCCAAATGTTACAGAACGTGATTGTGTTTTAATTCCTGCTGGGTGGGATGATGAAAATAAacttgatattttaaaagaaactaTTACAAATCCAGAAGAACTTTTTCACAATACCACTGATTTTACACCAAAATTAAAATCTAAAGAACCAGTATTAGTTCAAGTTGAAGATGAACAagttttcttaaaaaaaatccacAACATTGAACcaatacaaaataataaacgaCCAATTAATATTGTTGAGTCAGAATCTGGAATGCAATCTAATAGTGTTTTAGCTTCATTCTTTAATAATCTTATTAAACCAAAAGAACCTCAACCATCAATAACTTTAGGTGGTGTTACCACATCAGCCACAAATAGTGGTACGGCATCTCCTGCTCCAAGCCTTTCGTAG
- a CDS encoding Zinc finger, C2H2 domain and Mediator complex, subunit Med7 family and Zinc finger C2H2-type/integrase DNA-binding domain and Zinc finger, C2H2-like domain-containing protein, protein MDQNQGAINISPFPLPPEYAQEYTTDNIKSGRFRYPPPIPKKYKLFGIEYDRDNDKEPSLIDLKIPQLYNSKEDIKKELKKLNMSMIAAYLDLLDVLIRCPSDPERIQRIEQLRLLFINFHHLCNQLRPIQARDNLVAICEDQVIDIRVTESLRQIVKHGKSDTYDLFKKYVKVLRDKKDKYYKKRRLFMKEKKMEQAQRKITNENNYSFIDVNSENNEQMKSLNMDNMLNETSENNSSVFTSYSNEDLNTNEYHEKDTVPNLNRNAKRMNRIKHQPYCSSSTTKRVMNPVSIRKHTSIDAECDTNTQLEEDYYYIEDNSYDQQDFVEVNEPIFNDYYRQLNVNVVTQCPECSRVFYTTDQLMLHVENCMLEAFEKEVSAIYDMYLRENQISREVHGYEETYNHNKESTTLFTQNCSEKDMINHSNLPVYQLINNFPSNNDDYENEKFFQGIKATPIDIYGKKVNEINEHITDNLCYSENIQNDTTLNTSKTQNNVSFQSREKNFQNSNLLQKHINKNINDVSLTCKSVIPVNNCDIQEKSVHLVSSSTSGITELNMDGTVKHLKKPKMECPTCGLWLYRHNFSAHFRTHTGDQPHSCPYCDKKFRTTSAQKVHVRAHTGEKPYHCMICEYASLTKRNLDRHILNNHVNTPKKQIRVRKSIYRSGKEIYDDEDISSKEDLLDVT, encoded by the exons ATGGATCAAAATCAAGGagcaataaatatttcaccTTTTCCACTTCCACCTGAATATGCACAAGAATATACAACTGATAACATTAAATCAGGACGATTTCGTTATCCACCACCAATTCctaaaaaatacaaattatttGGTATTGAATATGATCGGGATAATGATAAAGAACCATCTTtaatagatttaaaaattcctcaattatataattctaaggaagatattaaaaaagaattaaaaaaattgaacatGAGTATGATAGCAGCTTATCTTGATTTATTAGATGTCTTAATACGTTGTCCTTCTGATCCAGAAAGAATTCAAAGAATTGAACAACtaagattattatttattaattttcatcATTTATGTAATCAATTAAGGCCAATACAAGCACGAGATAATTTGGTAGCAATTTGTGAAGACCAAGTTATTGATATC AGAGTTACGGAAAGTTTAAGACAAATTGTTAAGCATGGTAAATCTGATACATATGATCTcttcaaaaaatatgttaaagtATTAAGAGATAAGAAAGAcaagtattataaaaaaagaagattatttatgaaagaaaaaaaaatggagcAGGCACAAAGAAAAATAactaatgaaaataattattcatttattgATGTTAATTCTGAAAATAATGAACAAATGAAATCATTAAATATGGATAACATGTTAAATGAAACATCTGAAAATAATTCAAGTGTTTTCACTTCATATTCAAACGAGGATTTAAATACTAATGAATATCATGAGAAAGATACAGTTCCTAATTTAAATC GAAATGCAAAAAGAATGAATAGAATAAAACACCAACCTTATTGCAGTTCCTCAACTACTAAAAGAGTCATGAATCCTGTATCAATACGAAAACACACTAGTATTGATGCTGAATGTGATACTAATACTCAATTAGAAGAGGATTACTATTATATTGAAGATAATTCATATGATCAACAAGATTTTGTTGAAGTCAATGAAccaatatttaatgattacTATCGACAATTAAATGTAAATGTGGTTACTCAATGCCCTGAATGTTCAAGAGTTTTTTATACAACAGATCAACTTATGCTTCATGTCGAAAACTGTATGCTTGAAGCTTTTGAGAAAGAAGTATCAGCAATTTATGACATGTATTTAAGAGAAAATCAAATTTCAAGGGAAGTTCATGGATATGAAGAGACATATAATCACAATAAAGAATCTACAACATTATTTACGCAAAATTGTAGTGAAAAAGATATGATAAATCATTCTAATTTACCAGTATATCAgttaataaacaattttccTTCAAATAATGATGATTATGAAAATGAGAAATTTTTTCAAGGTATTAAAGCAACACCCATAGAtatttatggaaaaaaagttaatgaaataaatgaaCATATTACAGACAATTTATGTTATAGtgaaaatatacaaaatgaTACTACTTTAAATACTTCAAAAACTCAAAATAATGTTTCATTTCAATCtagagaaaaaaattttcaaaattctaatttattacaaaagcatattaataaaaatattaacgaTGTATCCTTAACGTGCAAAAGTGTGATACCGGTAAACAATTGTGATATTCAAGAAAAATCAGTTCACCTAGTATCGTCTTCAACTTCTGGAATTACAGAACTTAATATGGATGGAACagtaaaacatttaaaaaaacctAAAATGGAGTGCCCAACATGTGGTCTTTGGCTTTATCGTCATAATTTTTCTGCCCATTTTCGTACTCATACAGGTGATCAACCTCATTCATGCCCTTACTGTGATAAAAAGTTCAGAACAACATCAGCTCAAAAAGTACATGTTCGAGCACATACAGGAGAAAAACCATATCATTGTATGATTTGTGAATATGCTTCTTtaacaaaaagaaatttagatagacatattttaaataatcatgTAAATACAccaaaaaaacaaattagagttagaaaaagtatatatCGAAGTGGGAAAGAAATTTATGATGATGAAGATATTTCTTCTAAAGAAGATTTATTGGATGTGACataa
- a CDS encoding Pyruvate dehydrogenase E1 component subunit beta, mitochondrial, translating to MALNLAKKVIGQKINILHHCRMASNMTVREALNMALDEEIARDSKVFLLGEEVAQYDGAYKVSKGLWKKYGDKRIVDTPITEMGFAGLAVGAAFHGLRPVCEFMTWNFSLQGIDHILNSAAKTFYMSSGRFNVPIVFRGPNGAAAGVAAQHSQDFSAWFSHCPGLKVLTPYDSEDAKGLLKAAIRDDNPVVFLENEILYGQSFPMSDEALSPDFVLPIGKAHIAREGSHVTIVSFSKGVQHSLQAAEELATQGINAEVINLRSLRPLDSDTIKQSVMKTNHLVTVETGWPVCGLGAEIAAQICESEAFDYLDAPIARVTGVDVPMPYTLTLEQGALPQNQDIISAVKKVLNVQ from the exons aTGGCTTTAAACTTGgcaaaaaaagttataggacaaaaaattaatattcttcATCATTGTCGAATGGCTTCTAATATGACTGTTCGAGAAGCACTCAATATGGCATTGGATGAAGAAATTGCCAGAGATAGTAAAGTTTTTTTGTTAGGAGAAGAAGTTGCTCAATATGATGGTGCATATAAA gTATCTAAAGGATTGTGGAAAAAATATGGAGATAAAAGAATAGTTGATACGCCAATCACTGAAATGGGTTTTGCTGGTCTTGCTGTTGGAGCTGCATTCCATGGCCTTAGGCCAGTTTGTGAATTCATGACGTGGAACTTTTCTTTACAAGGAATTGACCATATATTAAATAGTGCAGCAAAAACATTTTACATGTCCTCTGGTAGATTTAATGTTCCTATTGTTTTTAGAGGACCAAATGGTGCTGCTGCTGGAGTTGCTGCTCAACATTCACAAGATTTTAGTGCTTGGTTTTCACATTGTCCAggtttaaaagttttaacaCCATATGATTCTGAAGATGCCAAAGGCTTATTGAAAGCTGCAATTAGAGATGATAATCCAGTagtatttttagaaaatgaaattttatatggTCAATCTTTTCCAATGTCAGATGAAGCATTATCACCTGACTTTGTTTTACCAATTGGAAAGGCACACATTGCAAGAGAAGGATCTCATGTTACTattgtttctttttcaaaGGGTGTTCAACATTCTTTACAGGCAGCTGAAGAATTGGCTACACAAGGAATTAATGCTGAAGTTATCAATCTTCGTTCTTTAAGACCACTTGATTCAGATACTATTAAACAGTCAGTTATGAAAACAAATCATTTAGTAACTGTTGAGACAGGTTGGCCTGTTTGTGGTTTGGGAGCAGAAATTGCTGCACAAATCTGTGAATCAGAAGCATTTGATTATTTAGATGCTCCAATTGCTAGAGTTACAGGTGTTGATGTACCAATGCCATATACCTTGACTTTGGAACAAGGTGCTTTACCACAAAATCAAGATATTATTTCTGCTGTTAAGAAAGTACTAAACGTTCAATAA
- a CDS encoding Tricarboxylate transport protein, mitochondrial — MGISEISNKENNINPQETLTGYRRFLPSDKTIKGIVIGGLTGAIEICITYPTEYVKTQLQLDERSVLPKYKGPVDCVKQTVNNHGFFGLYRGLSVLLYGSIPKSSFRFGTFEYLKGKVMDDKGNLTPIQRLYCGLGAGFSEAFFVVTPMETVKVKFINDQTLKEPKFKGFFHGVRCIVRQEGMKGLYQGLTATMAKQGSNQAIRFFVMETLKDWYRDGDNTKSISKPIVGLMGVMAGAASVYGNTPIDVVKTRMQSLERHKYKSTLDCAIKIWKNEGFFAFYKGTVPRLSRVCLDVGITFVIYDSIMEVLAKHWK, encoded by the exons ATGGGTATATCtgaaatttcaaataaagaaaataatataaatccACAAGAAACTTTAACTGGTTATCGCCGTTTTTTACCATCagataaaacaataaaaggAATTGTTATTGGTGGATTAACTGGTGCTATTGAAATTTGTATAACATATCCTACTGAATATGTTAAAACACAACTTCAATTAGATGAAAGATCAGTTTTACCTAAATATAag GGACCAGTAGATTGTGTTAAACAAACAGTTAACAATCATGGTTTCTTTGGATTATATAGAGGTCTATCAGTTCTTCTTTATGGATCTATTCCAAAGTCATCTTTTCGTTTTGGAacttttgaatatttaaaaggtAAAGTTATGGATGATAAAGGAAATTTAACACCAATTCAACGACTTTATTGTGGTTTGGGTGCAGGTTTTTCTGAGGCATTCTTTGTTGTAACTCCAATGGAAACagtaaaagtaaaatttattaatgatcAAACATTAAAAGAACCAAAATTTAAAGGATTTTTCCATGGAGTGCGATGTATTGTAAGACAAGAAGGAATGAAAGGTTTATATCAGGGTTTAACTGCTACTATGGCTAAACAAGGATCAAATCAAGCAATACGATTCTTTGTAATGGAAACATTAAAAGATTGGTATAGAGATGGTGATAATACAAAAAGTATTTCAAAACCAATTGTTGGTTTGATGGGTGTAATGGCTGGAGCTGCTTCTGTTTATGGTAATACACCAATTGATGTTGTTAAAACAAGAATGCAAAGTCTTGAAAGACATAAATACAAATCAACATTAGATTGTGcaataaaaatatggaaAAATGAAGGTTTCTTTGCATTCTACAAAGGAACTGTACCAAGATTAAGTAGAGTATGTTTAGATGTAGGCATTACTTTTGTCATCTATGATTCAATAATGGAAGTTTTGGCAAAACATTggaaataa